In the genome of Melospiza melodia melodia isolate bMelMel2 chromosome 11, bMelMel2.pri, whole genome shotgun sequence, the window aagtctgGAGTAAATCTTTCTGCAATGAGAAATCCTTAGCTTTTTATCCAGACTGAACCAGCCTGGGTTCCCAAAACAAGTTTTTTCCAGTCTCAGAAAGACATGATAGATGTGTCAGTAGTTCTTTGGTAAATTGCAATCCTACCTGACTTGGTCCATAATGAGACTTTGGTTTCTAAACTTGCATAAACTAggttaaaaacattttaaataattGGAGTGCCAGTAGTTTGATGCCTGGGCATCAGTTGGGATGTCTGAAAAGTGATAGTAGTACCACAGTCCATATCTTTATAGATTTTGTGCTGTGAAATACATTGATCTCTGTGTGCTTCCCTTCAGAGCTGTGAGTAAAGAATGGCCCATTTAGCGTTTTTAACAAAATGCATGAGGGAGTTTCTCCTCACAGAGGGAGGAGAAATCCAGAGGTTTTGTGATCTGTACGCACTGGGCAGCTCTTGGGGCCCCTGAAGGTGGAGCAGATACACCATGAGTGTGTTTGCAAGCCCTGAGAGAGGCAGGGTCATATCCAGTTGGTACAAATTTTTCCTGCCTGTTCCTAGGTACATTTTAGACTGTGGATGAATTGCTCAGAGGAATGGCAGCCTGTGTTTACAGTTGTCAGATCTGAAAGCTTGTTTTGCCACAGGCTGTCTGCACAGAGCTCTGGTGCTGGAACTGTCCATGTGCCTGTACAGTTTATGCACATTTTGTGTGGCTGTTCAATAACTTAAAACAGATCAAGGATTTTTGCAGTTCATTAAGACACATTCAGGACTTTGTTAACAGGGTTTTAATTAATTAGCAATGTATTATGTTTAAACATGCAAAACAAATGTGCTAAGTctcaggctcaggggctggctttCTTAAACTGGAGTGAATACATAAGAGCCCAACTGAGAAACAAATCTATGTTTTATGAGAAGAAAATTGTGGTAGAGCATGATCTTTATTTGCCACTTTTAAGATTAGAAGATCAATTGTTTCCTGCTTCTCCCCTCATCCTTGTAAATTGGTTCATGTGCTGGTTGGATTGCAGCATAACCCAGACTTCTTGCTTTATGGGAGCAGTTTTTTAGTGTAATTTACCAACTGTGTTAATATTAATTTCAGTTCTCACCAATTCTTTCCTTCTGCCTCAATTCCTTGTTCCAGTTCATGCTCCCAAGTCATCTTACAATGTGGTGAAGGAGTCAGCCACAGATGTGCAGGTTCTTCCCAACCACTCCACACCCCAGAAAACAGATTCCTATTTTAATCCTAAAATGAAACTCAACAGGTGAGAGAGCAGGGAGTGGGAGGATGCATCAGAGGGATGGGGAGCTTGTAGTGAAAAATCTGTGTTTTGAAAAGCATCCTTGCAAAACTTCTATTcagagggaaggagaaaggaatttcttaTCAGAAAACACTTCTTGACAAATAATATTTATACCCAAAGCCACTATATGTGAAATAGTGTCATTTTTGGAGTTAAGTATTTTCCTGTAATTAGTAGATCTTACTTTAATaatactgtgctgtagaattcaACTTTTCAGTATAGCTGAGGTTTTTATTTACAGTTCTTCCCTGTAAAAAGTGGAGTTTAGCTTCAATATCCCACTGTTAGGTTAAAGGGAGATAAATAAGAAGAAGGAAATAAAACTGTTCTCTCAACTTACAGACTGTGGCCATTTTTGTCTTCCAGGCAGTTGATATTCTGTGCTCTGGCCGTGCTTGCTGGGGAGCGCAAACCCATTGAATGTTTGGATGCTTTTGGTGCCACTGGTAAAGTCCATTTCTTTAATATTTTGGTTAATATCCAATaggaggaagcagcagaaattcataaCTGAAATCACATGCCCAAAAATAATGTGAGATATGCAATAATTCTCTTCCTCAGGCAGAGAGTCCTGAGCTTCCATACAAAAAGACAGCTGTCAAAAGCTGTATTAAGGCTTTTAAAAAGGCTGTAAATAATATTAAAGTTCAGTGGTCTTAAAATCAGTTGTCTTATTGTCCCTAAATTCTGTTTTTCCACAGGAATCATGGGGTTGCAGTGGGCAAAGCACCTCAGAAGTTCTGTGAAAGTTACAATTAATGATTGTAATGAAAATTCTGTGACAATGATTAAGGAAAATTGTCATTTAAACAAAATGAAGGTGAAACTGAACAGTAGGGAAGAAGACAATGGTGAAACTGTGGGAAATGGAGAAGAAAATAGTGACACCATCGAGGTGACAAAAATGGATGCCAATGTTGTCATGCATTTGAGATCATTTGATTTTATGTAAGTGTTGAATGTTTCTGTCAATTTTCTGGTTTGGTAATGACACACCCTACCCCACTTGCCACTATGTGATTATTTGGAGAAATTGGCATGATAAAAGAATCAACCAGCAGTCACTTGAAATGTAATTTTGTCCCAGAAATGGTGTGGGGACAGAACTTTAatcttaaatgtttttaaaagtgCTGGAAAAATATTAGTTTTTATGACATTTAGAATGGGTTACAAATATACATGAAAATTTCAACccaggctgggtttttttttttaataacttcaTTGTCTGTTTGCTGAAGGGAAATGCCAAATtagttttggtctttttttttaaacttgttttTAGTTTAAAATGCTGTTTGTTGCATCTCCTGTTTTTATCTATTTTGCAGCATATTAACTTTGAATTAAAGCAGGCTCATTCTTCCAGGTTGGGTACATAGATGCATGCATTCAAACAGATATCAAAATAAGtagtgggatttttttgtgttaTAATGACTGACATTCAGATCTAAGCATTGCTGGAAGTTTTAGTCCTGTTCCTTCTTTCTGTTTCAAATGTGATCATAGGTGAAGGTTATAAAACAGTGTTTTCCTCAGTGTAAAGCCAGACTCTGCAGCATTTAGAGACACTCAGTGGTACATCCTTTCTTTTCAGCCATTTGGACCCCTTTGGAACTTCTGTGAATTACCTGGACTCTGCCTTTAGAAACGTGAGGAACCTTGGGATTGTGTCACTGACATCCACAGACATCAGCTCCCTCTATGCCAAGGCTCAGCACGTGGCCCTGCGCCACTATGGCTGCAATATTGTCAGAACAGAGTACTACAAGGAgctggcagccagggctgtgaTTGCTGCTGTCACCAGGTACTGCTAAACCATTTCCAGTTAGGGAAAAAAGTTATTGGGTAATTATTCAAAATAATTTGTGACCGGGCAAGGCAAAAATGCATCAGTAGGGTAGGGGCGGGGTGGGATggtaatgtgaaaaaaaaaaatccagacttGCAAACTTTTATATTTCTTTATCAGTGTTGCCATTTTAGAGCTCCACAGGATTTCCTAAATACAAAATAAACTGCTTGAATGGCTTCTAGCTAAGCCTTTCAGTTAGACTTCCTTCAGTGGAACCTGCTGTTCACTGCAGACCCTCATACTTGAGGTTAAAAAGATGGATGTGATTACTAACTTGTGAAATCAGTTATTTGCATATAGATGCCCTAACTAAACTCAGTCTGTTAAATTAAGACCTAAAACCTAATTGGAGAAAAAAGGTACAGGCAAGAGGAAGGGACAACTTCTCGGGAAAGATGAGCCGAACATGTTTAGATTTCCCTtgtcctcctctccctgctcatGTGATGATGCAAGTGGCAGACCACTATTTCTAGCTGTGATAAAAAGAAGTAAAATTAGATTTGCTTGGCCTGCCAGGAAGGCCACAAAATGAGGCACTTGAGAAAAAACACCTCCTCCTGCTCTCAACTCTTCAGTACCTCTCTCTAGGAAGGGAACGAGCTCAAGAAGCGTGCAGCAGGTTCAGGTGTCCATGGCAGTGTTTGCCTATTCAGAATTCAGCACAATTTGGGCTTTGTGTGTGTTTGTccccccagggctgcagctcgCTGTAACAAGGGCATTGAAGTGCTGCTGGCAGTAGCTCTGGAACACTTTGTTCTGGTGGTGGTCAGAGTTTTACGGGGCCCAACCCCTGCGGATGATTCAGCAAAGAAGGTCCGATACCTCATCCACTGCCAGTGGTGTGAAGAGAGGGTTTTCCAGAAAGAGGGCAATATGGTGGAAGGTAAATggcttttcttttgttgtttatcTGTTCTGTGCCTTGTTTATATTTACATCCCATTAGTAGCAGTTCCCTTGTATGTAACAATGAGTGGTATGTGTGAGATGGAGAGGGGGCTGTGCTTCATGGCCATGGGCTGGATCAGTTGTCTGGATGGATTTTCCTGTAAATGGACTGGATTTGTGGCACAAATTGCTCAggttgtggctgtcccatccctggaggtgtccaaggccaggttggacagggttttcaccagcctgggctagtggaaggtgtccctgccctggcagggggtggcactggatggcctttaaggttccttccaacccaaaccattctgggatttgttTCTACACAGGACATCCTCCCAGcctgctcttgctgctggagctgctagGATGCCTGGTATGTTCATGGATCTATGGATCTGCACTTCAGGAAAAGCCCTAGGATAGGGATAGCCTTTGATACTATTGGATTCCTTTAGATGGCAGCAACTGGATAGCTTTTGGTGTCAGATTGCTTTTCTGCTGCATTTCAGTTCCTTAAAATGCAGTGGACTGAGCAGTCTAGTTTTCCCCTGCTGTTGTTAATGGGCCGTCCCCACATACAGGTTATCAAAGACAGGAGACAAAAATTGCACTCCTGTTTTAACACTGATTACCTATCATGTCATCAATCACTAAATCCCACCATGAGCTGCTTGGCAGAAGTGAAAATAGTGTCACACTTGTGCTGTTGCTTTTTCAAATACCTCACTGAAATGAGCTCTCACTGCATCTCTGTGTCTGTGCAGTAACATAGGCATGGCTGGATATTGCCTAACAATTTACATGCTGTTTTTGTGCTGCAGAAAACCCTTACCAGCAGCTGCCCTGTGACTGCCATGGCAGCATGCCTGGGAAGAcagcagtgcttcttggtcctcTCTGGTAAGTTCACATCACAGGACACATTTGGAGAGTCACTCAGGCCCAGGAGCTCTGAAGCACAGCTGTTCATACCataacattttttattttagtaCTACAAAAGGAGGTACAGCAATCAGCAGGAGATCAGGAAACAGTGTAGATTTGAATTGAGCAGGGTGTTCAGTTTTTCCTTTCGTTTAAACCAGTTAATAAATAGtaatacattttaaatttcaCATTCAGTGCATTTAAGGAATATGTCCTGCACGAGAGAACCTGCCTCTGTGTTCCTCTATTTGCCAAAACTAACTCCTGTTACTCTAAACTTGTGGAGAATTTATTAAATAAATCATTACGTGTGCTGATGGTAATAAATACTACTTAATTCATATTTGTAGAAACAAGAATATTAATTCATATTTGTAGAAAcaagaataaatatttttaagtattttagCCATTTCAGATCAGTATTAAAATGGTTTGCAATTGACAGTATCTTTTTGTGGGGGTTGAATGACTTCCTCTACATCTTAGGGCAGAAATAAAATGACGGTTCTTGAGATcttgattttttaattatttttttaaacaagacCAGTGTTGTTGTCATTGCAAAAAAATGTAATGCAGTGTTACATAGTTGCTGATCAATCTGGGCAAGAGAATGGAGCGGCTTCCATTAAGAAGCCTTAACTTTTGATTTCTCTCATGTCTCATAGGTCAGGAGCTCTCTTTAACACTGGATTCCTCAGGAGGatgctcctggaggctgtgcagtaTGGCTTGGATGAAGCTCAGCCACTTCTGAAGACATTAGTTTCTGAAGCAGAGTGCACAACTCCCAAACATTTTTCTACCCACAGTCCTGGTGACGAGAACAAACAAGGTAAGAAAAGGGGCAGCCTGTTCACAGAGAGGACTGGCTTTGTGGTGATTTTTAGAGATGCTGATCTCTGATAAATTTCTTAACAGCAGTGTATCCATAGAGTTGAATGCATTATTGAATAATTGAATTATTTCATTCTGTGTAGTTAAAGCATTTTGCCACTTAACAGTAGAATTAATTTTGCCTTCTAATTGTATTCTAGAAGAGTGTGGCGTATATATTAGAACACCAAATACTTCTGCAGAATCTTACTTAGTACATGGTAAGTGGAGCATTTTGGTGTAGCTTTTGTTATATTTAACAGTATTGCACTCTGTGGAGTTTTTTCCCACCCAGTACTGATTTTATTTTATCTAGAATCATATTTATTGGTAAAAGCAGAATGCCTAATAGTCTATGAAGGCCACTTTAATTTACTTGTTACTACTGAAAATGGCCTGTTGATTAAATTCAGGCCAAATTTTACCTCTGCAAACACCAGCTTAGAAAAGCCAGCCACACAGCTGAAGTTGCTGCGTGGctttgtttttgtgtgtgctgTCTGAGGCTTTGCTGGTGTTTTTATGAGTGCTGAGTGGTTTCTGTGGCCCTGTTGTGGAGCAGGCAAGAGGAAAAGCGAGGAGGTGCTGCGGGGCACGGCGAAGCGGCAGCGGGCCGAGCACAGCGCCGAGCACCCCCCGTTCTACTACAACATCCACCGGCACAGCATCAAGGGCATGAACATGCCAAAGTAAGTGTGGCTTCACCCTCAGCCCGGTCTGACGCTGACACACAGCTTGTTCTgagtcagccctggcagcaccaCATCTGTTCTAAATGCAGGGCTTTGGTTTTGCTGCCTTTCTTCCCAGGTTAAATAAGTTCCTGAACTATCTGTCGGAGGCCGGATACCGCGTGAGCCGAACCCACTTTGACCCCATGGGAGTGCGCACCAACGCGCCCCTGGCACAGTTCAAGACTGTTCTCATGAAGTACAGCACCCCAACCTACGTGGGGGCGCAGGCAGAGGGCCCTGTGCATCTCCCTGGAGAGATCCAGGTGGGAGAAGaggttccagctgctgcagtGATCAAGGTGGAGGAGGCTGAGTTAGCAGAAGATGATAAATCCGCGGTCGCTGCCGCCATGGTCACGGAGTCCTACCCCACTCACTGTGCTACTGAATAATGCAGATGGGTTTGTTCATCAGGATGTTACAGACTTCCAGCACACCCTGTTCCAGTAAACCACTCCTTCCTCCCAAGCTGGAGTTTGACCGTTTTGAGCTGCCTGTTGTACTTGGAAGGGACAGTTTAGACTTAGGTAACAGAACTTAGACCTGATCCCAGCACGGCTGTGGTCACAGAACCAGCACTGTGGGAAGGCTGTGGAGTTACCTGCTTTTATGCTCACCTCCTTTTCACACTGAGGCATGGAGGCTGCTTCCCAGACTGTCCAAGCCTTACTGCCAGCACAGCATCCAGGAGGTGGGACAGGGCCAACAGTGTTCAGCATTTTGGAATATGACATTATTGTGAAACAGCCTGTTCCTAAAATGCATCATTCCTAAAACCTGGCCAGCTGTGATCCAGAGAGAGGGCATGTTAAGGTAACAAAATAGTACAGATAAAATGCCCTCTGAGTTAAAAGCCAGGCAGTCCTGCCTGGGTGCAGCTGTAGCTCCAGGTTGCACATGTAACTCTGCATTCAGGTCTGTTTCCAGGGTTCTGCCTCCAGGCAGGAGCTGAtcccaggagaacaggaaggagcaGTGACACGGCTGCTAGTGAACTTCAGTTTGTACCCAAATTGTAGTGAATTGTGTAGTCACTCTAGGTAGTTGTCTGCTCAGAGCTTACAGTGGTTGTGTGCTGCAGAAAGGTACAGGGACAAGGGACCACACTGGACCTTCAGCTGAAGTTTGTGGTGAGTTGTCAATAGTAACTCTGAGCTAAGATCTCTTCTGTGAAGGAGCAAAGCTGCCAAGTGTTGGCAGTTCTGGTTTCCTTAAATACATGGCAGCATTCCAGCCAAACGAGCTTGCCTTTGTCCTTTCTTTGCCCCACACTCACTTTTGTTATCTCTGTGCATTCCACTTGAACAGCTGTCAGCAGTGGTTGTCATTTCTCCCAAGTTTGGTGTTCACTCTGGCCCCCAGTGTTAGGTTTATCTAAGAGCAGAATCTGAGGGGTTATTATCCTTATCCATCTCTGAAACTTTACAGTAGAAGTAATAGGACTAATACACTCCTGATGATGCAAAACATCCTGTGCTCTCTCAGGCCAGACAGAAGTTGCTGCCTCTTCTACTCTCTTCAATTCCAGATTGCTTTGGTGGAGAGTTATTCTCTAGTTTCAAAAAGGAAGAACCCACTGAAGGGTTCCTGAATCAGTGATACAGCAATGTTTCCTTCAAAAATGCAGTGCTTACAGTTCTTTTCCAAAGATCACCTGGGAGCACATTGAAAGCTAAATGGAAGGAGAGAATTTCACGTTCCCTAGCGGCACTTTTGGGTTTTTAAGTGGATAGTGTTGGCAGACATTGCTTGCAGGTAACACACTTCAGTGTTAGTAGGATAAAATCAGTCCTGAAGTAGTTACCTGGGGCAAAGGATTGTTCTGATTACAGTAAATTAGGCTAAAAAGGAAGTTTAACTGAAGGTCCTTGTGGGAAATACTTTTGATTACTCTTGCAGCGCCTTTTAAGGAGCCAAAGGTATTGAATACCTTTTCCAAGCCAATGCAACTATTCCCACATGTTTGGAAGGGCAGAAAAAGTGAAACTCAAGACTTGTCTATACAATCTGGGCTCTTTTCCTCTGCCAGACAGGCAGAAGCTGTTTTAATCTGTCAGGGTCCAGCTCAAGGGGTGTTTGTAACTCAGGCCTATGGGAATTCTTTTCCTATCCAGAAGTTGTCTCTGCTGTGGACCAGGTAGGATCAGCCCTGCCATAATCAGCTGGCAGAACATTACTGCAGGTTTGAGTCTGGAGCTTGGGACACTTTGTTCTTCCTTGCACAGATCCACATGGCCAGGAAGCTTTCTGGGAGTTGAAGCTGTTCAGAGGCAATTTGGGTAACCAATGGTggcccagagagcagcaggattTCTTCAGTCAGAGATGTTCATATTCAGTACATCTCAAGAAATCCCACACTGGGCATACTCAAGCATTGCCTCTCAACTCAAGGTGCATCCTCTGGTTAAAAGTTGTGGTGAATGTAGAGAGAAAACAAGGAAAGGAACAAAACCTGATCTCTCTAAACAATGCACCTCAGCTGAAGGGATTCATTACAGTTGCTCTGTGCTGCTCTTGACTAAAGGTGTCCAATAGTTAAATGCACACCCAAAGTTGCTGGGCTTAACCAGAGTGCTGTGAAAATCCTTCATCCccttcctcaggctgcaggatgtGGTTGGAACAGCAGCACATGTGCCAGGTCAGTGGAATAGCTGACACCTTCTGTGTGCCCCTTTTTGTCAGTCAAGGctcaggagctgagctgctctcaggggACTGTAACAGCCACCACTGGTGGGGCTGAGCTGTacctgcacagccccaggcatTGGCAGCATGAACAAAAACTGCCCAAAGGGGGTCCTTCATCAACCAGAAGAGGAAGCAGCACTGCAATTCCCAACAGGTTGTTGAtaacatttttgcttttattgtcAATTTGAGCATTTCAGTGGGACTTTAGTTGGATAGGAGATACTTTAGTTGGATATTAGGCTTACCCGTACGTAACACACTCTATGTACTTAAAAAAGAACATGGCTTTAAAAGGGGAAGAATAATGgcatttggaaaataaaatagtTTATAGCACTAAAGAGTCACAGTGCAATCAATGGTTTAATCAAACAActacattatatatataatatttaaagaACATAAATATTCAGGAAATTCACTACAACATGAAAATAAAAGCTTCACATTCTCTCACGCTTTTCAAAAAAACTGGAGACAAAGTGACAGCTCCTAGACAGACTGCTCAGCTTCACAACACCTCTCTTGCTTAAGGAACTGTCCCTCCCCTCAGCTCCCCCAGGAGCGATGCTGGCACTAATCTAGAAGTTCTCCCCAGTAACTTTAAAGCGTTTAGCACAGCCACTCCCCCACCCCCCGTTATATTCCGTGGACATGCACTACAGTCTATACAGCAATGCTTCACAAAGTCAGCAAAAACAGGTTCCTAATAGCTGCCCCTCTGTGCTCTGGGGCCTGAACTCTTCCATTTCATGTCACAAAAGCCCAAGGCTCTCCAGTCAGAGGAAATAATTAAGTTACTCTAAGAAGCCTGTGCAGTTTCCACAGCGGgataaagctgatctgaacagcAGCCAGCAGGGACACTATTTACAAGTGAtaggaaagcccagagccaggGAAGGGCAAGTCCTTCCCAGGAGAATCCCCGAGGAGCAGAATACTTTTGTATCACATGCCAAAGCCCGTGGGAGTCCAGACAAAACACAGGAGGAGTGTAAACCACACACTGTGGAGTAAAGCCTGGTGCTTCCAACCTGCCACCAACTCCTTTTGCTTTGAGCCTCAGGGGAAAACAGGGGAGGGTTCATCAGCAAGTCTCAGAGCAAAGGGAGCCTCGTGGTAACAGCTTCCCTTCAGACAAGACACGGAACAGGTCAAGCTGCCCCCTCAGAGCCACAACAAGGTCCAGAACCAGGGAACAGGGGCTGTACATGCAAATGACCAGCAGCTACCGGGCCTTACAGCACAGCCCACTGCCACGTTGGGAAACTTGAGCCTAAAAGTAAGACACTAAATGGTAAACTTTGTCAAGTACTGAAGTTGTCTTCCAAAGTGCTAAGCCATGTTTGTTAAAGCTATGGCAAAGTAACAAAAGTAGAATCTTGGAGCAGCAAACAATTGAAGTCTTCACTACTCACACTGACACTGGGAAAGGTCCCTGCTGGGGTGGCACAATTCCCCAAAGCAAAGCATTTTGATGGCTGTGTgctggaatttgggggatttgctTTAACAAAAAAGTTTTCTGGACAGTTCTTTACAGCACATTCACAACAGAGATCCTACTCTAGCGAACAGAGCAGGGCTATGAAACATCCAGATTTCCTTCAGTTCAGCTTTGAGGACAGGGCAACATTGCAGGAGGGGCCAGGCAGGAATCAAGACTGGCATGTCCTGCATAGGGAAGAGTTATGGGTTTGGAAACAgccattaaaaacaaaacaaaaccaatctgATGAACTACTTTGCACTGAAGTATTAAATTAAGCCCAGTAAACAGGAAGGTTTTAAAGTGTCAGTTTTCTCACTGCAGCTCTCTTTGGAATCCCAGAATCCTAGGATGGTTGGacttggaaggaaccttaaacacCATGTCagtccaagcccctgccatgggcagcaatACCTCTCACAAGATGCAAAACTCACCTCTGTTCACAAGAAAATGTCTTAATGAACCTTTCCTAGGGAATCAGATTACCTCCAGCTGCAAGACAATCCCAAACCCATTCTCTGCCAATCAATTCTTCAGATGGATAACAGTCACCAAATTCCAACACTTAACACATTCCTTGGCATATGCTACTATTGAACAGACTTCCTTGGCCACCCAACACTCCACACTTCACAGAGGCTACTATAACTGTGTCTGATGGAGCAGAAATCCAGATTTACCTGGACAAAACGAAGCCATTCCAAACCGGAACACTGGATCAGATTTCATGCATGAGGAACAAAAAAGCATCTCAAACACTGGAATGCACTGGAGGTCATTTAGTCTCCTagggaaaaaccaaaaaacccgaCCCAAAGACTAAATTAAATACAGCCCAGAATACTGTCTAGTCATATTACTGAGTATACTGAGTGCCCGAAGGCACCACGTGTGCTGTCCATGAAGATACTGGTGGTGCcttattttaatattaaagaaGTTGTAGCTATAAAAAGAGTTAGTTCCATCCCAGTTTCCCAGCACTTATTTGTGCTCCTTGGTGGGGGCATAGTACAGTTCCATGGGTTTGTTCACTTTCCAGTACTTCTCACTGACCAGTTCCAGGGAAAAGGACCCATTTAGCACCTAGAAGAGAACAGCAAAACAGGAATAAATAAGGTATTCTGGTGTTGTGCTGAGAAACAGGCTACTTAAATCAAGCTACTGGCTTGAAGGAGTCACCAGTAATGTGGCACAAGTTGTGGGGGGAAAGAATGTAAGAAAGATAGTGTAGAAGGCAAtttcacccctgaggagttgcagctgcactaatTACCAAAattaggagcagccctgcccttaacaggccacagctgtgtccaataaggatgagtgctgtaaaagagtggcttagctgggtgagaagggtgttggagtttgttggctgtgctgtgaggaagaaGTGGAGTCGGTACTGCAAGGAGCTAcgcatgagaaatcactgagaaggtatgggagcttcGCACTAAGATGACAACAAGTTGCAAGCTAAAAACCACAAAGATTCTAAATTGAAGTAATATTTTTCCCTCTTCAATTTTAATTGGAGAAGAAAAGAATGGCGTCATGGTTGGTGCCATCACTGCATTTTCCCCATTTAATTTCTATGCCTCCTTTTCTACCAACCAAGTTTTTGCCAAAAAACAACTGATCTGCTGCTAAATAAGCTGGTGCCATGAACTtcccctgagcccagcagtgtGTTTGGAGCAGgggtgcagcagggctgtgcccggccgggCGCGGTGCTTACGGTGAACTGGCCGGCGGCGGTGGCGATGTagatggtgtactgcttctcacTGGCCGTGTCCAGGTTCATCTGGTTGGACTCTCCTTTGCTCCTCAGCTCCTCCAAGGCCAGCCTCACTGCCAGGTACTTGGACAGGTGATCAACTGTGGCATTGCCTGAGGTCTTGATGTACCTGTGACAACAGCCAAGAAGAATTTCCACAGATTGTCAGTAACGACTGAAcagcagctgtgggaaaagcCATCTGCAATGCCCCAAATATTAAAGGTCAGCTATGAAAAGGCCTTTAGAGACAGTTCCCAGCTGAAGATTAGCATAGATTTACACACATCACAGAGAGATGTCTCATCAGCAGACAAAGCCAAGAAAAGACCTGAGGAAACACCATAAAACTACTCTCTGCTGTGAGCCAAAACTTGCAATCTGTGCTTGGACTGGATTATGAACAAAAAAAGTCAGGAAAAGCTGCCAGCCTGCAAATCCTGCTGACACAAAGCTGCTCTGGAAACTGCTGACACTTATACAAGGTTTGTTTATTCCCAAAGAATCTTAGAGTAAGTAGAAAGAGGCTGATGTAACACGATCATCCCACTACTGAACTGCAATGCTAGAAAACcttaaaaatatctttatttGTGATCAAAAGCTTACAACAGCTTAAGATCGTATTTTTTATAATAGTTGAGCACTACCTGACTTGGAACAGAAAGAAGGGGAGAGTGCTTATTTGCATCTGGctttggcacagggtgcccagagaagctgtggctgcccctggatccctggcagtgtccaaggccaggctggatggggcttggagcaagctgggatagtggaaggtgtcccttccaTGGCAGgtgtggcactggatgggctttagggtCCCTGCCACTTCATCCTGTGATACAGTTAAACAGGATGCGGTGTAACTGAAGTAAATTGATGTTCAGAAGCCCCAAGAAGTGATGGAAAACCAAATCATCAGGAAACAGCAGC includes:
- the TRMT1L gene encoding TRMT1-like protein — translated: MAALEAAEAALEAAEAELGRRQEQQEEEEEENHNHDREGGGEPAALNGLVSENMKSKNVDVKTPESELEAEDRGAEEERPRESDSNILDLSSDYPRDKHISIQRHLADLEKLADLREDERKPCPLCPEEKFKACYSHKLHRHLQNLHWKVSVEFEGYRMCICHLSCRPVKPNLAGDQTLSKMGAHYHCIICSATIVRRTDMIGHINRHVNKGETESRFSTVHAPKSSYNVVKESATDVQVLPNHSTPQKTDSYFNPKMKLNRQLIFCALAVLAGERKPIECLDAFGATGIMGLQWAKHLRSSVKVTINDCNENSVTMIKENCHLNKMKVKLNSREEDNGETVGNGEENSDTIEVTKMDANVVMHLRSFDFIHLDPFGTSVNYLDSAFRNVRNLGIVSLTSTDISSLYAKAQHVALRHYGCNIVRTEYYKELAARAVIAAVTRAAARCNKGIEVLLAVALEHFVLVVVRVLRGPTPADDSAKKVRYLIHCQWCEERVFQKEGNMVEENPYQQLPCDCHGSMPGKTAVLLGPLWSGALFNTGFLRRMLLEAVQYGLDEAQPLLKTLVSEAECTTPKHFSTHSPGDENKQEECGVYIRTPNTSAESYLVHGKRKSEEVLRGTAKRQRAEHSAEHPPFYYNIHRHSIKGMNMPKLNKFLNYLSEAGYRVSRTHFDPMGVRTNAPLAQFKTVLMKYSTPTYVGAQAEGPVHLPGEIQVGEEVPAAAVIKVEEAELAEDDKSAVAAAMVTESYPTHCATE